Proteins encoded together in one Acanthopagrus latus isolate v.2019 chromosome 19, fAcaLat1.1, whole genome shotgun sequence window:
- the enkur gene encoding enkurin, whose translation MSQVVHPPESGYSLVPREDFRAEKPPRYISKHRPAVVLEYKSTKDAMRTMGPAKVEVPLPDKYLKKHSKEPKLPEKTQDSKEARKSCNVRKPAVPARTDNPIMGLQTKRDFTKTTTAVTTKPKPTSVDSRNGHKQLLENSGLVPKYIKKKDYGEVPEYLQQRNEEEQRAQEAYDRCVKEQREQGAMKHLSDEERQAVLEGLKKNWDELHHEYLGLSLVTDTLSKKARKERLEAALKQLETDINRLDRFKTVYIPII comes from the exons ATGTCTCAAGTTGTGCATCCACCAGAGAGCGGCTACAGTCTTGTGCCAAGGGAGGATTTTCGTGCTGAAAAACCGCCAAG GTACATATCCAAGCATAGGCCAGCGGTCGTTCTTGAGTACAAGTCAACCAAGGATGCAATGAGGACGATGGGACCCGCAAAGGTTGAGGTGCCACTCCCTGACAAATACCTCAAGAAGCATTCAAAAGAGCCCAAATTACCTGAAA AGACACAGGATTCAAAAGAGGCTCGTAAATCCTGTAATGTGAGGAAACCAGCTGTTCCTGCGAGGACAGACAACCCAATTATGGGCCTTCAAACGAAGAGAGACTTTACAAAGACGACTACAGCTGTGACGACGAAACCCAAGCCTACCAGTGTGGACTCCAGAAACGGACACAAGCAGTTGCTTGAGAATTCAGGACTTGTTCCAAAGTACATCAAGAAAAAG GATTATGGAGAGGTACCTGAGTACCTGCAGCAGCGCaatgaagaggagcagagagctcAGGAGGCGTACGACAGATGTGTGaaagagcagagggagcagggagcCATGAAACACCTGTCTGACGAGGAGCGACAAGCCGTCCTGGAG GGCCTGAAGAAGAACTGGGATGAGCTGCACCATGAGTACCTGGGCCTCTCACTCGTCACAGACACCTTGTCAAAGAAGGCCCGCAAGGAGCGCCTGGAAGCGgcactgaagcagctggagaccgACATCAACCGCCTCGACAGGTTCAAGACCGTCTACATACCCATTATATAG